In the genome of Desulfovibrio sp. TomC, one region contains:
- a CDS encoding response regulator, translating to MTAPTTPAAVFSSALVVSASDGHARVDRDFLKRARIFAVRHAASGADALALLRREGPSLIICDDKLSDMDGRDLITALRADPALADIPVILTAAGGTRADVLSAVKLGVAGFMLRPYSEDTFHRHLAMAAHMTRFAAAERAALGRAVAKENAGDARGAERAFAAVADTPDDAPRLFEEGMAALAVRDVERAIMAFHKALAVNKLYVEAHLGLARAWLTKGSLRQYRHYMKQAASACARAQRFVELRDQFVTLLAADEAGFNPFLALGNELVRDRHYTAAVSLYRLALELAPQNADAYVGLSKAYHFLRRPDLAERAVRKGLRLNERHPEARIIHRRLTGKTDEAIAPLAADTAQGPSLPLLLRGVLYLAGLATETLVRSRRQAKAA from the coding sequence ATGACCGCGCCGACCACCCCTGCCGCTGTTTTTTCTTCTGCCCTCGTCGTTTCGGCCAGCGACGGCCATGCCCGGGTCGACCGTGATTTCTTAAAGCGTGCCCGCATCTTCGCCGTACGCCATGCGGCCTCCGGCGCTGACGCCCTGGCGCTTCTTCGCCGCGAAGGCCCGAGCCTGATCATCTGCGACGACAAACTGTCCGACATGGACGGCCGCGACCTGATAACGGCTCTGCGCGCCGATCCCGCCCTGGCCGACATTCCGGTCATCCTCACGGCTGCCGGCGGGACCCGGGCCGATGTGCTGTCCGCCGTCAAGCTCGGCGTGGCCGGTTTTATGCTGCGCCCCTACTCCGAAGACACGTTCCACCGGCATCTGGCCATGGCGGCCCACATGACCCGATTCGCCGCGGCCGAGCGCGCCGCCCTGGGGCGGGCCGTGGCCAAGGAAAACGCCGGCGATGCCCGCGGCGCCGAACGCGCCTTTGCCGCCGTGGCCGATACGCCGGACGATGCCCCGCGCCTGTTTGAAGAAGGCATGGCCGCCTTGGCCGTGCGCGACGTGGAACGGGCCATCATGGCTTTTCACAAGGCCCTGGCCGTCAACAAGCTCTATGTCGAGGCCCATCTGGGCCTGGCCCGGGCCTGGCTGACCAAGGGGAGCCTTCGCCAATACCGCCACTACATGAAACAAGCGGCTTCGGCCTGCGCCCGGGCCCAGCGCTTTGTTGAACTGCGCGACCAATTCGTGACCCTGCTCGCCGCTGACGAGGCCGGATTCAATCCCTTCCTGGCCCTTGGCAACGAACTTGTGCGCGATCGCCACTACACCGCCGCCGTGTCGCTCTACCGGCTGGCGCTGGAGCTGGCCCCCCAAAACGCCGACGCCTACGTGGGGCTATCCAAGGCCTACCATTTCCTGCGCCGTCCCGACTTGGCCGAACGGGCCGTGCGGAAAGGACTGCGCCTCAACGAACGGCACCCCGAAGCCAGAATCATCCATCGCCGCCTGACCGGAAAAACCGACGAAGCCATAGCCCCCCTTGCCGCCGACACAGCCCAGGGACCGTCTCTGCCCCTGCTCCTGCGCGGCGTGCTCTATCTGGCCGGACTGGCGACTGAGACGCTTGTGCGTTCACGCCGCCAAGCCAAGGCCGCCTGA
- the gap gene encoding type I glyceraldehyde-3-phosphate dehydrogenase, which translates to MAITIGINGFGRIGRYLVRLLADDQDITLAAINARADNAQLAHLLKYDSVHGRFAGTVVPCDEGLIINDRLVKISRHGGGEWRWAELGCRYVVETTGKFVDRESCEKHGLCGAEKVIISAPGKNEDVTIVMGVNDHELKAEHRIISNASCTTNCLAPVAKALNDAFGIKHGLMTTIHSYTMSQRILDGSHKDWRRGRACALSMIPTTTGAARAVTKVIPALTGRLDGMSIRVPTPNVSVVDFTCELEKPTDTAGMLAVLAAAAGDSMGFTDEPLVSIDFVGDTHGGVVDSKASQVLDGTMAKVLSWYDNEAGFTHQLVRLIKKVASL; encoded by the coding sequence ATGGCGATTACCATCGGCATCAACGGGTTTGGTCGTATCGGTCGGTATCTGGTCAGGCTTCTGGCCGACGATCAGGACATCACACTGGCAGCCATCAATGCCCGGGCCGACAATGCCCAGCTGGCCCATCTGCTCAAATACGATTCCGTACACGGCCGTTTTGCCGGCACCGTGGTTCCCTGCGACGAGGGCTTGATCATAAACGACCGACTCGTGAAAATCAGCCGTCACGGCGGCGGCGAATGGCGCTGGGCCGAATTGGGTTGCCGCTATGTGGTCGAGACCACGGGCAAGTTCGTTGACCGGGAGTCCTGCGAGAAGCATGGCCTGTGCGGGGCTGAAAAAGTCATCATCAGCGCCCCCGGCAAGAACGAAGACGTCACCATCGTCATGGGCGTCAATGACCACGAACTCAAGGCCGAGCACCGCATCATTTCCAATGCCTCCTGCACCACCAACTGTCTGGCCCCGGTGGCCAAGGCCCTAAACGATGCCTTCGGCATCAAGCACGGCCTCATGACCACCATCCATTCCTATACCATGAGCCAGCGCATCCTCGACGGGTCCCACAAGGACTGGCGTCGCGGCCGGGCCTGCGCCCTGTCCATGATCCCCACCACCACCGGCGCCGCCCGGGCCGTGACCAAGGTCATCCCGGCCCTGACCGGCCGCCTCGACGGCATGTCCATCCGCGTGCCCACCCCCAACGTCTCGGTGGTGGATTTCACCTGCGAACTGGAAAAACCCACAGACACCGCCGGGATGCTGGCGGTTTTGGCCGCCGCGGCCGGCGACAGCATGGGCTTTACCGACGAACCGCTTGTGTCCATCGACTTCGTGGGCGACACCCACGGCGGCGTGGTGGATTCCAAAGCCTCCCAGGTCCTGGACGGCACAATGGCCAAGGTCCTGTCCTGGTACGACAACGAAGCCGGCTTCACCCACCAGCTGGTGCGCCTGATCAAAAAGGTCGCCAGCCTGTAG
- a CDS encoding helicase HerA-like domain-containing protein: MTTGSQPILLGRGSTDAFLLPAMANRHGLVSGATGTGKTVTLRVLAEAFSDLGVPVFLADIKGDLSGLAAAGGDAPKIVDRARELGLDFTPAAYPTVFWDILGRDGIPLRTTVSEMGPLLLARLLGLNDTQSGVLDIIFRAADEAGLLLLDLKDLQAMTTHVGDNAASYRTRFGNVSTASVGAIQRALLGLESQGGALFFGEPALDLDDLFQTDVSGRGVLNILCAKGLMGAPKVYAVMLLWLLAELFETLPEVGDTDRPRLVFFFDEAHLLFTDAPAALVEKIEQTVRLIRSKGVGIYFITQSPLDLPDTVLSQLGNRVQHALRAFTPRDQRAVAAAADTFRPNPKLDTARTITELGVGEALVSCLDAKGMPTVVERCLIVPPRSRMLPLSEIEKQETTRGSVLAGHYGKPLDRESAFERLQARAETIQERQPSTRVGKSQAERLIGSMAESALRSIGTQIGRQIARGVLGALFGGKR, from the coding sequence ATGACAACAGGCAGCCAACCGATTCTACTCGGCCGGGGAAGTACGGACGCCTTTTTGCTGCCGGCCATGGCCAACCGTCACGGCCTGGTGTCCGGAGCCACGGGCACGGGCAAAACCGTGACCTTGCGTGTGCTGGCCGAGGCCTTCTCCGATCTGGGCGTCCCGGTCTTCCTGGCCGACATCAAGGGCGACCTGTCCGGGCTGGCCGCAGCCGGCGGCGATGCCCCCAAGATCGTTGACCGGGCCAGGGAACTTGGCCTCGATTTCACACCTGCGGCCTACCCCACCGTCTTCTGGGACATCCTTGGCCGTGACGGCATCCCCCTTCGCACTACCGTGTCGGAAATGGGGCCGCTGTTGCTGGCCCGGCTGCTTGGCCTCAACGACACCCAGTCCGGGGTGCTGGATATCATTTTCCGGGCGGCAGACGAAGCTGGGCTGTTGCTGCTCGATCTTAAAGACCTGCAGGCCATGACCACCCATGTCGGGGACAATGCCGCCTCGTATCGCACCCGCTTCGGCAATGTCTCCACCGCCAGCGTCGGGGCCATCCAACGTGCCTTGCTTGGCCTGGAGAGTCAGGGCGGTGCGCTCTTTTTCGGTGAACCTGCCCTGGATCTCGATGACCTGTTCCAGACCGACGTCTCAGGCCGGGGCGTGCTCAATATCCTGTGCGCCAAGGGCCTTATGGGCGCGCCCAAGGTTTACGCCGTCATGCTCCTGTGGCTGTTGGCCGAACTGTTTGAGACCCTGCCCGAAGTGGGCGATACGGACAGACCGCGTCTGGTCTTTTTCTTTGACGAGGCCCATCTGCTCTTTACCGACGCCCCGGCGGCGCTGGTCGAGAAAATCGAACAGACCGTGCGCCTCATCCGATCCAAGGGGGTCGGCATTTATTTCATCACCCAGTCGCCGCTCGATCTGCCGGACACGGTCCTTTCCCAGCTTGGCAACCGCGTCCAGCACGCCTTGCGCGCCTTCACGCCGCGCGATCAACGGGCCGTGGCCGCCGCAGCCGACACCTTCCGCCCCAACCCGAAACTCGACACGGCCAGGACCATTACCGAGCTTGGCGTGGGCGAGGCCTTGGTCTCCTGCCTGGACGCCAAGGGCATGCCGACGGTCGTGGAGCGGTGCCTTATTGTCCCGCCGCGCAGCCGGATGCTGCCCCTTTCCGAAATCGAGAAACAGGAAACAACCCGCGGCTCCGTCCTGGCCGGCCACTATGGGAAGCCCCTGGATCGGGAATCGGCCTTCGAGCGTTTGCAGGCCAGGGCCGAAACCATCCAGGAACGGCAACCGTCCACCCGGGTCGGCAAAAGCCAGGCCGAGCGTCTCATCGGCTCCATGGCCGAAAGTGCCCTGCGATCCATCGGCACCCAGATCGGCCGGCAGATTGCCCGGGGGGTATTGGGAGCGCTTTTCGGGGGGAAACGGTAG
- a CDS encoding polysaccharide deacetylase family protein, whose amino-acid sequence MRRVFIPVLVLFCCVVAACPAAQAGKTETVQSALWTPAELAGSPAERKSGRLGAPDTTSPVSVTPPSLPPLPAKLTGSIRRVDTHGAKLVALTFDLCELADQASGYDAAVIDALRAAGARATLFVGGKWMRSHPLRAMQLIADPLFEIGNHAWTHGNFGRLHPDAMIREIAWTQAQYAELRSELVHLAQERGVSDKDLATIPQAPVLFRFPYGRCRPEALDMLAKMGLAAVQWNLTTGDPDSASTPERVLKNVLERVRPGDIIIGHANGNGHGTGQALPGLLAELTNRGYTLVTVSELLAAGRPVVTSDCYDSHPGDTAQYDAVFGDGTTHPRKKSGSGPLPKPTQAP is encoded by the coding sequence GTGCGTCGAGTGTTTATACCTGTCCTGGTGCTTTTTTGCTGTGTGGTTGCCGCCTGCCCTGCGGCCCAGGCCGGCAAGACCGAAACCGTACAGTCCGCCCTGTGGACTCCGGCCGAGCTGGCCGGCTCCCCGGCCGAACGCAAATCCGGCCGCCTGGGCGCTCCCGACACAACGTCGCCGGTGTCCGTGACGCCCCCGTCACTGCCTCCCCTACCCGCAAAACTCACCGGCTCCATCCGCCGGGTGGACACCCACGGCGCCAAGCTCGTGGCCCTGACTTTTGATCTGTGCGAATTGGCCGACCAGGCTTCCGGCTACGACGCAGCGGTCATTGACGCCCTGCGGGCGGCAGGAGCCCGGGCCACCCTGTTCGTCGGCGGCAAATGGATGCGCTCCCATCCTCTCCGGGCCATGCAGTTGATCGCCGATCCGCTGTTTGAAATCGGCAACCATGCCTGGACCCATGGCAACTTTGGCCGTCTGCACCCCGACGCCATGATCCGGGAGATTGCCTGGACCCAGGCCCAGTATGCCGAGCTTCGCTCCGAACTCGTGCATCTGGCCCAGGAACGCGGGGTGTCCGACAAGGATCTGGCCACTATCCCGCAAGCCCCCGTGCTCTTTCGGTTCCCCTACGGCCGCTGCCGGCCCGAGGCCCTGGACATGCTAGCCAAGATGGGCCTAGCCGCCGTACAATGGAACCTGACCACCGGAGACCCCGATTCGGCCAGCACCCCGGAGCGCGTCCTCAAAAACGTCCTGGAACGGGTCCGCCCCGGCGACATCATCATCGGCCACGCCAACGGCAACGGCCACGGTACCGGGCAGGCCCTGCCCGGACTGCTGGCGGAACTGACCAATCGTGGTTATACTCTGGTTACGGTCAGTGAGTTGCTGGCGGCCGGGCGGCCGGTTGTGACCTCGGACTGCTATGACAGCCATCCCGGCGACACGGCCCAATATGACGCCGTCTTTGGCGACGGCACCACGCATCCGCGCAAAAAAAGCGGATCGGGGCCACTGCCAAAACCCACCCAAGCGCCCTGA
- a CDS encoding TOBE domain-containing protein has translation MKISARNLVPGTIKSITNGMVSSEVVIEIAPGVEIVSVVTTHSVEAMGLAVGQSVKAMVKASSVMLVTD, from the coding sequence ATGAAAATCAGCGCCCGCAACCTTGTGCCCGGCACCATCAAGTCCATCACCAACGGTATGGTCAGCAGCGAAGTCGTTATAGAAATCGCTCCCGGCGTTGAAATCGTGTCCGTGGTCACCACCCACTCTGTCGAAGCCATGGGCCTGGCCGTGGGCCAGTCGGTCAAGGCCATGGTCAAGGCCTCAAGCGTCATGCTCGTCACCGACTAG
- a CDS encoding D-alanyl-D-alanine carboxypeptidase family protein produces MRRVLILLVLLCLIGPKTAFPAKQSGKLAVKSALVTEYSSGKTLYSQDADRRIPPASLTKVMTMYLVFDLVASGKASFSDRIKISRRADATGGSTMNLHAGEVVTLDELMRGMAVASGNDACIAVAEHFGGIPHFVEMMNSKARSLGMTGTTFKNPNGLPAPGQLTTARDLTKLAVSYLHHYPQALRYHSTTEISHNGAVHGNTNRLLGTCDGVDGIKTGYIDASGYNIIATAKRGDARVIAVVLGGRTKQLRNREATRILDASFSGAVDSMVASCDVPEPTPTKIVSKRSRSKHHGKVVRIADSERRSSVSSRRGASARFDAHAVSAKSKHTKSAKANKAGAPHTTSHSQSKKHAKNGAASR; encoded by the coding sequence ATGCGCCGCGTATTGATCTTGCTCGTCCTACTGTGTCTGATCGGGCCGAAAACGGCCTTCCCGGCCAAGCAGTCCGGGAAGCTGGCCGTCAAATCCGCTCTGGTCACGGAGTATAGCTCAGGCAAGACCCTGTACAGCCAGGACGCCGACCGCCGCATCCCCCCGGCGTCGCTGACCAAGGTCATGACCATGTACCTTGTTTTCGACCTCGTGGCCTCGGGCAAGGCCAGCTTTTCCGACCGGATCAAAATCAGCCGCCGGGCCGACGCCACAGGCGGATCGACCATGAACCTTCACGCCGGCGAGGTGGTCACGCTCGACGAACTCATGCGCGGCATGGCCGTTGCCTCGGGCAACGACGCCTGCATCGCCGTGGCCGAGCACTTCGGCGGCATCCCCCATTTCGTGGAGATGATGAACAGCAAGGCCCGCAGCCTGGGCATGACCGGCACCACCTTCAAAAATCCCAACGGCCTGCCCGCACCGGGCCAGCTCACCACCGCCCGGGACCTCACCAAACTGGCCGTCAGCTACCTGCACCACTATCCGCAGGCCCTGCGCTATCACTCCACCACCGAAATCAGTCATAACGGCGCGGTCCACGGCAACACCAACCGGCTGCTTGGCACTTGTGACGGCGTGGACGGCATCAAGACCGGCTACATCGATGCCAGCGGCTACAACATCATTGCCACAGCCAAGCGCGGCGATGCCCGCGTCATCGCCGTGGTGCTCGGCGGACGCACCAAGCAGTTGCGCAATCGTGAAGCCACCCGAATCCTTGACGCCTCCTTCTCCGGCGCAGTGGACAGCATGGTGGCGAGTTGCGATGTTCCTGAACCGACCCCGACCAAGATCGTCTCCAAACGAAGCCGCTCCAAGCATCATGGCAAGGTTGTCCGCATCGCTGACAGCGAACGCCGCAGTTCGGTCAGTTCCCGGCGCGGCGCGTCAGCCCGCTTCGATGCCCACGCCGTCTCGGCCAAATCCAAGCACACCAAATCGGCCAAGGCCAACAAGGCCGGCGCGCCCCATACGACTTCCCACAGCCAAAGCAAGAAACACGCGAAAAACGGAGCTGCAAGCCGGTAA
- a CDS encoding MBL fold metallo-hydrolase, translating into MQPFAVNSYLAWGADGAAVVIDCGGEPERLWREIGERGLRLTAILLTHLHHDHVLGVAELAGLSQAPVYASTADALLAAEEGYGPDGAMAPVPAFPYKAIHPGRRMFLGEPCLVLPVPGHTPGHLVYFFTRSLAAFTGDTIFRGNVGRTDSSYGHAALLLDSIRERILVLPDAVELFPGHGPSTTVGRERVESAFFAPKKA; encoded by the coding sequence ATGCAACCCTTTGCGGTCAACAGCTACCTGGCCTGGGGCGCCGACGGCGCGGCCGTGGTCATTGACTGCGGCGGCGAACCGGAGCGGCTCTGGCGCGAGATCGGTGAGCGCGGACTGCGCCTGACGGCCATTTTGCTCACCCATCTGCATCACGACCACGTCCTCGGGGTGGCGGAGCTGGCCGGACTGAGTCAGGCCCCGGTTTATGCTTCGACGGCCGATGCCTTGTTGGCCGCCGAGGAGGGCTACGGCCCGGACGGGGCCATGGCCCCAGTGCCGGCGTTTCCCTACAAAGCCATCCACCCGGGCCGCCGGATGTTTCTGGGCGAACCTTGTCTGGTTCTGCCAGTCCCCGGCCACACTCCCGGCCATCTGGTCTATTTCTTCACCCGTTCCCTGGCCGCCTTTACCGGTGATACGATTTTTCGCGGCAACGTCGGCCGTACCGACAGTTCGTACGGCCACGCGGCCCTGCTTCTGGATTCCATCCGGGAGCGGATCCTGGTCTTGCCCGATGCCGTGGAATTGTTTCCCGGCCATGGTCCGTCGACGACAGTCGGCCGGGAAAGGGTCGAGAGCGCTTTCTTTGCGCCGAAAAAAGCCTAG
- a CDS encoding metallophosphoesterase, with translation MAATGNVDTFLLFSDVHFDPFADPTLVPTLAAADVSAWKGILSSSSQTAYSAYGSDSNYWLFESALDDMAGRADGITLMIYPGDILSHNFPQTYASLTGDTSQAGLDAFAQKTVQFFVQEVDSRFPDATVIVADGNCDTDNMQGSIGARPGDAYLSSTAPILAQAFFNNDADRAAFTTGYSMGGYYALEPDGPTGIKYIVLNDNLWISEYDDPGPGVVELSWFASELADSAQDFQKVWVVAHIPTGAAAAAVADTYAETGQISYSGNLDNGFNNAFTALELSYSSTIAATFTGHLHNDDFRLITATDGSDAAALIRIAPGISPVFDSNPGYQIYSYDTQTFALQNETTYTLDLGAATPAWSKEYDYAETYGSTLATPQEWQAVYADILTSPVSQAAYLNFKNQDATSQSTITAANAAVYLLAPGYTTPATYNAAATVLAG, from the coding sequence ATGGCTGCAACAGGCAATGTGGACACATTTCTGCTCTTTTCCGATGTGCACTTTGATCCCTTTGCCGATCCGACCCTGGTCCCGACCCTGGCCGCGGCAGATGTCTCCGCCTGGAAGGGCATTCTGTCCTCTTCGTCCCAGACCGCCTATTCGGCCTACGGCAGCGATAGCAACTATTGGCTGTTTGAATCTGCCTTGGACGACATGGCCGGCCGGGCCGATGGCATCACGCTTATGATCTACCCTGGCGACATCCTGTCCCATAATTTCCCTCAGACCTATGCCAGCCTGACCGGTGATACGAGCCAGGCCGGCCTGGATGCCTTTGCCCAAAAAACCGTGCAATTTTTTGTCCAGGAAGTGGACAGCCGCTTTCCCGATGCGACCGTCATCGTGGCTGACGGCAATTGCGACACCGACAACATGCAGGGCAGCATCGGCGCACGTCCCGGCGATGCGTATCTGTCGAGTACAGCCCCGATCCTGGCCCAGGCTTTTTTCAACAACGACGCGGACCGGGCGGCTTTCACCACCGGCTACTCCATGGGCGGCTACTATGCCTTGGAGCCGGACGGTCCGACCGGGATCAAGTATATCGTGCTCAATGATAATTTGTGGATAAGCGAGTATGACGACCCAGGGCCGGGAGTCGTGGAACTGTCCTGGTTCGCCTCGGAACTGGCGGATTCTGCCCAGGATTTCCAGAAAGTGTGGGTGGTCGCCCACATCCCGACCGGAGCCGCTGCGGCCGCCGTGGCCGACACCTACGCTGAAACCGGGCAGATCAGTTACTCGGGAAATCTGGACAATGGTTTCAACAATGCGTTTACGGCCTTGGAGTTGTCCTACTCGTCGACTATTGCGGCGACGTTTACCGGCCATCTCCATAACGACGATTTCCGGCTCATAACCGCAACTGATGGTTCGGACGCTGCCGCGCTTATTCGCATAGCCCCGGGGATTTCGCCTGTCTTCGACAGCAACCCAGGCTACCAGATTTACAGCTACGACACCCAGACCTTTGCCCTGCAAAACGAGACGACCTACACGCTTGATCTTGGAGCGGCCACCCCGGCCTGGAGCAAGGAATACGACTACGCCGAGACCTACGGTTCCACGTTGGCCACGCCGCAGGAGTGGCAGGCCGTGTACGCCGACATTCTGACCAGCCCGGTGTCCCAGGCTGCCTACCTCAATTTCAAGAACCAGGACGCCACGAGCCAGAGCACCATCACGGCGGCCAATGCTGCGGTGTATCTGCTTGCGCCGGGCTATACCACGCCTGCGACCTACAATGCTGCCGCAACCGTGCTGGCCGGCTAG
- a CDS encoding carboxypeptidase M32 — translation MNANEAYAKLMAHSRASAEIAATLSLLSWDQQVMLPPAAHAGRAGQIGALTAILHRRASDPAMGEWLAACEDTGRTRDEASPEAANIRELRRDYDQAVKIPESLAVALAQAASTGQRAWELARKENNFRAFAPHLDTLLDLSRQKAEALGYAGEAYDALLDLFEPGETVAAIAPILSELRDAATDILARVADAPKPAPLPAGPYPIAAQERLLRQITADIGLPDTASRLDVSTHPFSTLIGPGDARITTRFDKADFTKAFFGAIHETGHALYSLGHSGPDHYGTPMGEPASFAVHESQSRLWENQVARSLPFWEHALPLAAREFPQLAGLSPQDIFKIVGATQPGLVRVDADETTYNPHIVLRFELELALIRGDLAVADLPGAWNEKSQAILGLTPPTDALGCLQDVHWSTGAFGYFPTYSLGNIYAACLFEAAAKAIPDLPSRMAAGDFAPLLSWLGQTIHEKGRLLRPRVLLTAATGQAPTAAPLVRHLRAKASAIYGVAWE, via the coding sequence GTGAACGCCAATGAGGCCTATGCCAAGCTCATGGCCCATAGCCGGGCTTCGGCCGAGATCGCCGCGACCTTGAGCCTGCTCTCCTGGGACCAGCAGGTCATGCTGCCTCCAGCCGCCCATGCCGGCCGGGCCGGGCAGATCGGGGCGTTGACCGCCATCCTCCACCGCCGGGCCAGCGATCCGGCCATGGGCGAATGGCTGGCCGCCTGCGAAGACACAGGACGCACCCGCGACGAGGCCTCGCCCGAAGCCGCCAATATCCGTGAACTGCGCCGTGATTACGATCAGGCCGTCAAGATTCCCGAATCCCTGGCCGTGGCCCTGGCCCAGGCCGCCAGCACCGGCCAGCGGGCCTGGGAATTGGCCAGGAAAGAAAACAACTTCCGTGCCTTTGCTCCGCATCTCGACACCCTGCTCGACCTGTCGCGGCAAAAGGCCGAGGCCCTTGGCTATGCCGGCGAGGCCTATGACGCCCTGCTCGACCTGTTTGAGCCCGGCGAGACCGTGGCGGCCATCGCTCCCATTCTGTCCGAACTGCGCGATGCGGCCACAGACATCCTTGCCCGCGTGGCCGATGCGCCCAAACCCGCCCCGTTGCCGGCCGGTCCGTATCCGATCGCAGCCCAGGAACGGCTCTTGCGCCAGATTACGGCCGACATCGGCCTGCCCGACACAGCCTCGCGCCTGGACGTCTCCACCCATCCGTTTTCAACGCTCATCGGCCCGGGAGACGCGCGAATCACCACGCGCTTTGACAAGGCCGATTTCACCAAGGCCTTTTTCGGGGCAATCCACGAAACCGGCCACGCCCTCTACAGCCTGGGACACAGCGGACCGGACCACTACGGGACGCCCATGGGGGAACCGGCCTCCTTTGCCGTGCACGAGTCACAGTCGCGGTTGTGGGAAAACCAAGTGGCCCGGTCCCTGCCCTTCTGGGAACACGCCCTGCCCCTGGCCGCCAGGGAATTTCCCCAGCTGGCCGGCCTGTCGCCCCAAGACATTTTCAAGATCGTCGGGGCTACCCAGCCGGGCCTTGTCCGGGTGGACGCCGACGAGACGACCTACAACCCGCATATCGTGCTGCGCTTTGAACTGGAACTGGCGCTAATCCGGGGCGATCTGGCCGTGGCCGATCTGCCCGGAGCCTGGAATGAGAAGTCGCAGGCAATTTTGGGGTTGACGCCGCCAACCGACGCGCTGGGCTGTCTCCAGGACGTGCACTGGTCAACGGGCGCCTTCGGCTATTTCCCCACCTACAGCCTGGGCAATATTTACGCCGCCTGCCTCTTTGAAGCTGCTGCCAAGGCCATCCCGGACCTGCCCTCCCGCATGGCGGCCGGCGACTTTGCCCCGCTGCTCTCCTGGCTTGGCCAGACCATCCATGAAAAAGGCCGTCTGCTGCGGCCCCGGGTGCTTCTGACCGCCGCCACAGGCCAAGCGCCGACGGCCGCACCGCTGGTGCGCCATCTGCGGGCCAAGGCTTCAGCCATCTACGGCGTCGCCTGGGAATAG
- the modA gene encoding molybdate ABC transporter substrate-binding protein encodes MKRLLLALLLALAVCRPAFAGEITVFAAASLTNAFTALKTDFEAAHPGDTVQLDFAASGALLGRMAAGAACDVFASADRDTMTLAADRDRVVAATRMVFAGNTLVLAVPAGNAARVSSLDSLSVGGVQRIGVGNPESVPAGRYAKRVLQQKALWFALTSKLVYYPSVRHVLAALERHEIDAGFVYATDASTAGKAVETAASLVLNPPIIYTAAMAKTAKDQPLATAFLAYLASPQATTTLGRFGFLPPPTQPQ; translated from the coding sequence ATGAAACGTCTGCTGCTCGCCCTGCTTCTTGCCCTGGCCGTTTGTCGGCCCGCCTTTGCCGGTGAAATCACGGTCTTCGCGGCCGCCAGCCTGACCAACGCCTTCACTGCCCTCAAAACCGACTTCGAGGCCGCCCATCCCGGCGACACGGTCCAGCTGGACTTTGCCGCTTCCGGAGCGCTGCTTGGCCGCATGGCTGCCGGCGCAGCCTGCGACGTTTTTGCCAGCGCCGACCGCGACACCATGACCCTGGCCGCAGACAGGGACCGCGTCGTTGCGGCCACGCGCATGGTCTTTGCCGGCAATACCCTGGTGTTGGCCGTGCCGGCCGGCAATGCCGCCCGGGTGTCAAGCCTCGACAGCCTGTCCGTGGGCGGTGTGCAGCGCATTGGCGTGGGCAACCCCGAATCCGTGCCAGCCGGGCGTTACGCCAAACGCGTCTTGCAGCAAAAGGCCCTCTGGTTCGCCCTGACCTCCAAACTGGTCTACTACCCATCTGTTCGCCATGTATTGGCCGCCCTGGAGCGCCACGAAATCGATGCGGGCTTCGTGTACGCCACCGATGCGTCCACCGCAGGCAAAGCCGTTGAGACCGCGGCGTCCCTCGTCCTCAATCCTCCTATCATCTACACTGCCGCCATGGCCAAAACAGCCAAGGACCAGCCGCTGGCCACCGCCTTTCTGGCCTATCTGGCCTCGCCTCAGGCTACTACGACCTTGGGTCGCTTCGGCTTTCTGCCGCCGCCGACGCAACCGCAATAA